The following coding sequences lie in one Mus musculus strain C57BL/6J chromosome 11, GRCm38.p6 C57BL/6J genomic window:
- the Qrich2 gene encoding glutamine-rich protein 2 isoform X3, producing MPPSLVANRVSLRELADLAIGTPEVGAVNFTALHTLIVSILKSLNLQEVLIDFHYPSTETGRGTESLHGTHSAPHLPTSKEKHQSLPRLSQTPQELENQVKDLGNQVLDLTKQFKTMDNKVQGMATQIDQISVPELQQEEEIALVTQQVSLTKFSKIYESEEMMEKPEPTVKMPTEMVQLKPSRTPSLTKPTSVLQDLIEDVKILKQASELQELLQRFNELEKLVKSREEYLDLLSRRLNLLAPGGEEITMVTWEELEQVIGDGWRASKGSSDSSTATVGKHKFTSSDLLPSGMFLRAADQALDSTGGIERISSRDQSRSTTAFRDMAREPSQVISETDRQTYARRDEQLPGQTQRGGIPRTEPFGMDQPRLIDAVMPTTTGQLGVKPPEMYGQELVPVDKAQSGGLPPSGPDKELKKLSTIQLGTVPPSTYQQGMMLPGMDREGTEQAAVRDSGQGPWPTAQQGLIAVGVDQHGLPIPGTGQQGLPPQHMDQRGLVTPGTDQRAFSPSLSDERTLVSLGLMQVSTDQQGFRQSSLTSRFIQPGAEQLRVEQRGVAQPGLDRRSSVPVGTERRASLQALAEKRSSVPIEVEQQSLAQSRAGQQGLGQPSTVSGGLIQPGTDQHLVPPGVDQPSLIQPGAFPLSLAQLGADQQGLIQTDTGQPVWVQPSTDQSGGVQPGAYLPGWVQPSVDQRDLVQVGMDQQELRQPGAVQPGLVQPGAYAPGLMQVGASQDGLLQPGMDQLGLVQPGTAWSLVQPDVDQLDMAQPHGILPGLAQPRGVLPGMVQPGAVQPGVLQPGAVQPGVLQPGAAQPGLVQPGAAQPGLVQPGAAQPGVLQAGAVQPGVLQAGAVQPGMVQQGPVQPGVLQAGAAQPGMVHPGAAQPGMVQPGSVQPGMVQLGAVQPGVLQAGAVQFGMVQPGAVEPGVLRAGAVQLGMVQPGAVQLGVFRAGAVQPGVLQAGAVQPGMVQQGPVQPGVLQAGAVQPGMVQQGPVQPGVLQAGAVQPGMVQQGPVQPGVLQAGAVQPGMVQQGPVQPGVLQSGAVQPGMVQPGILPSGWGQPVAYSLGLGQPGIGQYGLVQPRVDRYGFVQPGVARGLLQPSDSQRALMQPGVGQVEWIQPGMSRRDLVQPGADESGLAQGGMAQQGLVQSGMARQGLAQPGMARQGVAHPGMARQGVAHPGKARQGVAHPGKARQGVAQPDLAQPGAPSEDKFGLAQPIVDQSAFMQPGMDQRGLVQPRMYQYGFVDPSDLQRNFLQPRGVLPRLVQPVVDQGGPLQAGLAQSRMVQPITDQRGPVQPETLQPRQVQPSTSRRGLVQSLLTPYGLMQPGAAQLGLVQPGMEQLGEERRGLLQPGMDQPGLLQPGTDQPGLLQPGADQPGLLQPGADQPGLLQPGADQPGFLQPGADQPGFLQPGAARLDRIQPGMVEPGAGPQGLGQPDLAPPPFIHPGIFPRGIFQPATLPRGFRQPTPTQPDFVTPSIDLRFPTMEVEPQQPQLPQLYQLPTALQTRQGILPEGVHRISGQKAKTRTVEVQYDIEEAGLPEEVQRVEVDTQVSWELSHLDSAAPTAPEQVITDSRTQDSWNYLQQFSSVSETRREQQRQESLPPSFPMAVETLRLIGELISLYLELKEQLKDLDEELAGQTDFEKIQYLITMIVKKTIPQDLAEQLKSLKTLNKEVRQDKAKLEKIQKFVDSAADTTGGKGVKPNHLSLQLGILRVTVSDIEKELNELRESQDRGKATMENSVSEASLYLQDQLDKLRTIIESMLGSSSTLLSMSITPHKSTACLVPGQIDPEATCPACSLDVSHQVSLLVQRYEQLQDMVSGLAASRPSKKAKLQGQDEELLGHVQSAILQVQGDCEKLNITTSNLIEDHRQKQKDIEVLYQGIERLDKEKANREHLEMEIDEKADKSALASKVSRIQFDATTEQLNHMMQELVAKMSGQEQDWQKLLDKLLAEMDSKLDRLELDPLKQMLEDRWKSLRQQLKERPPLYQADEAAAMRRQLLAHFHCLSCDRPLETTVTGQVISVTPIISSMPGHRSVRPYTVFELEQIRQQSRNLKLGSSFPRVDMSQMERSVGRLHSMHSRMLMDMEKVQVHFGGSVKASSQMIRELLHTQCLSHPCYKRGADTADYSYSTVSRRCGGSHTLTYPYRRNRPQHLSPLEEIQIAMKHDEVDILGLDGHIYKGRMDTRLPGILGKDAPGVTKHNKAKLQQLQQLQQLQQLQQLQQLQQAQHARPHAHRQPSLGNMISPPSRPQSAQMIADSKAVPSGQKKDRPVSSEGRLLQSNVSHSSIPTDIASLQGSQQGLNMHIDVPPGEGLEEPTRGPRSTAAH from the exons ATGCCGCCCTCATTGGTGGCCAACAGGGTCTCCCTCCGGGAGCTAGCCGACCTGGCAATTGGCACTCCAGAGGTGGGCGCGGTGAACTTTACGGCCTTGCACACACTGATAGTGTCCATTCTCAAGAGCCTCAACCTCCAAGAAGTTCTTATCGACTTCCACTACCCATCGACTGAGACTGGCCGCGGAACTGAGTCTCTGCATGGCACTCACAGCGCCCCGCATTTGCCAACCAGCAAAGAGAAGCATCAGAGTCTACCTAGGCTGTCACAGACTCCACAAGAGCTAGAAAACCAGGTGAAGGACTTGGGTAACCAGGTACTGGACCTCACCAAACAGTTTAAAACTATGGACAACAAAGTACAGGGCATGGCCACACAAATAGACCAGATCTCAGTCCCTGAACTCCAGCAGGAAGAGGAGATAGCTCTGGTGACCCAACAGGTATCCCTAACAAAGTTCTCCAAGATCTATGAATCTGAGGAGATGATGGAGAAGCCTGAGCCCACAGTCAAGATGCCCACCGAGATGGTACAACTAAAGCCCTCAAGGACTCCCAGCCTGACCAAG CCCACGAGTGTGCTCCAAGACCTCATAGAAGATGTGAAAATTCTGAAGCAGGCTTCTGAGCTGCAG GAACTCCTTCAACGTTTTAATGAACTGGAGAAACTAGTTAAAAGCCGAGAAGAATACCTG GATCTATTAAGTCGGAGGCTGAATCTTCTTGCTCCGGGTGGTGAAGAAATCACCATGGTCACCTGGGAAGAGCTAGAACAAGTGATTGGTGACGGCTGGAGGGCCTCCAAAGGG AGCTCGGATTCGTCCACAGCAACCGTTGGCAAGCACAAATTTACCTCAAGTGACCTCCTTCCGAGTGGAATGTTTCTCAGAGCTGCTGACCAGGCTCTGGATTCCACTGGTGGTATAGAAAGAATCTCCAGCAGAGATCAAAGCAGATCTACTACTGCATTTCGGGATATGGCCCGTGAGCCATCCCAGGTCATATCCGAGACAGATCGCCAGACATATGCAAGAAGAGATGAGCAACTCCCTGGTCAGACTCAACGTGGTGGGATACCCAGGACGGAACCATTTGGCATGGATCAGCCTAGATTGATAGACGCTGTGATGCCCACCACTACGGGTCAGCTTGGTGTAAAGCCCCCCGAAATGTATGGCCAGGAATTAGTACCTGTTGATAAAGCTCAGAGTGGTGGGCTGCCACCATCAGGACCTGACAAGGAACTGAAAAAACTGAGTACAATCCAGCTTGGTACAGTTCCACCTAGCACGTATCAGCAAGGCATGATGCTTCCTGGAATGGACCGAGAGGGCACGGAACAGGCTGCTGTGCGTGACAGTGGTCAGGGACCATGGCCCACGGCTCAGCAAGGGTTGATAGCAGTAGGCGTAGATCAGCATGGATTGCCGATACCAGGCACAGGCCAGCAAGGACTGCCCCCACAACATATGGATCAGCGGGGTTTGGTAACACCTGGTACAGACCAACGTgcattctctccatctctttcagATGAACGTACCTTGGTGTCACTTGGTTTGATGCAAGTTAGTACAGATCAACAAGGTTTTAGACAGTCCAGCTTAACGTCACGCTTTATACAACCTGGTGCAGAACAGCTCAGGGTAGAGCAGCGTGGTGTAGCGCAGCCTGGTTTAGATCGGCGCAGTTCAGTGCCTGTAGGGACAGAACGGCGGGCTTCATTGCAGGCTCTTGCAGAGAAACGTAGTTCAGTGCCCATTGAGGTAGAACAGCAGAGTCTGGCACAGTCTAGGGCAGGTCAGCAAGGTTTAGGACAACCTAGCACAGTTTCGGGTGGTTTGATACAGCCTGGCACAGACCAACATTTGGTGCCTCCTGGTGTAGATCAGCCTAGCTTGATTCAACCTGGTGCATTTCCACTTAGTTTGGCACAACTTGGTGCAGATCAGCAAGGTCTAATACAAACAGACACAGGGCAGCCTGTTTGGGTTCAACCAAGCACAGATCAGAGTGGCGGGGTACAGCCTGGTGCATATCTGCCCGGTTGGGTACAGCCTAGTGTAGATCAACGTGACTTAGTACAAGTTGGAATGGATCAGCAGGAGCTGAGACAACCTGGTGCAGTTCAGCCCGGGCTGGTGCAGCCAGGTGCATATGCACCTGGGTTGATGCAAGTTGGTGCAAGTCAGGATGGTTTGCTTCAACCTGGAATGGATCAGCTTGGTCTGGTACAGCCTGGTACAGCCTGGAGTTTGGTGCAGCCTGATGTAGATCAGCTTGATATGGCACAACCACATGGAATTCTGCCTGGCCTGGCACAACCACGTGGAGTTCTGCCTGGCATGGTCCAACCAGGTGCAGTTCAGCCTGGTGTGTTGCAACCAGGTGCAGTTCAGCCTGGTGTGTTGCAACCAG GTGCAGCTCAGCCTGGCTTGGTCCAGCCAGGTGCAGCTCAGCCTGGCTTGGTCCAGCCAGGTGCAGCTCAGCCTGGTGTGTTGCAAGCAGGTGCAGTTCAGCCTGGTGTGTTGCAAGCAGGTGCAGTTCAGCCTGGCATGGTCCAGCAGGGTCCAGTTCAGCCTGGTGTGTTGCAAGCAGGTGCAGCTCAGCCTGGCATGGTCCATCCGGGTGCAGCTCAGCCTGGCATGGTCCAGCCGGGTTCAGTTCAGCCTGGCATGGTCCAGCTAGGTGCAGTTCAGCCTGGCGTGTTGCAAGCAGGTGCAGTTCAGTTTGGCATGGTCCAGCCGGGTGCAGTTGAGCCTGGTGTGTTGCGAGCCGGTGCAGTTCAGCTTGGCATGGTCCAGCCGGGTGCAGTTCAGCTTGGTGTGTTTCGAGCAGGTGCAGTTCAGCCTGGTGTGTTGCAAGCAGGTGCAGTTCAGCCTGGCATGGTCCAGCAAGGTCCAGTTCAGCCTGGTGTGTTGCAAGCAGGTGCAGTTCAGCCTGGCATGGTCCAGCAAGGTCCAGTTCAGCCTGGTGTGTTGCAAGCAGGTGCAGTTCAGCCTGGCATGGTCCAGCAAGGTCCAGTTCAGCCTGGTGTGTTGCAAGCAGGTGCAGTTCAGCCTGGCATGGTCCAGCAAGGTCCAGTTCAGCCTGGTGTGTTGCAATCAGGTGCAGTTCAGCCTGGCATGGTCCAGCCTGGTATACTTCCTAGTGGTTGGGGGCAGCCTGTTGCATACTCACTTGGCTTGGGCCAACCTGGTATAGGTCAGTATGGTTTGGTTCAGCCAAGAGTTGATCGATATGGTTTTGTGCAGCCCGGTGTAGCACGTGGTTTACTCCAACCTAGTGACAGTCAGCGCGCTTTGATGCAACCTGGAGTAGGTCAAGTTGAGTGGATACAACCTGGAATGAGTCGTCGTGATTTAGTACAACCTGGTGCAGATGAGAGTGGTTTAGCCCAAGGTGGAATGGCTCAGCAGGGTTTGGTACAATCTGGCATGGCCCGGCAGGGTTTGGCACAACCTGGCATGGCCCGGCAGGGTGTGGCACACCCTGGCATGGCCCGGCAGGGTGTGGCACACCCTGGCAAGGCCCGGCAGGGTGTGGCACACCCTGGCAAGGCCCGGCAGGGTGTGGCACAACCTGACTTGGCACAACCTGGAGCACCTAGTGAGGACAAGTTTGGCTTGGCACAGCCTATAGTGGACCAGAGTGCTTTTATGCAGCCTGGCATGGACCAACGTGGCTTGGTACAGCCTAGAATGTACCAGTATGGTTTTGTGGACCCTTCTGATCTTCAGCGTAACTTCTTGCAACCCAGAGGAGTTTTGCCTAGGTTAGTCCAGCCTGTCGTGGATCAGGGTGGTCCGCTGCAGGCTGGACTGGCTCAGTCTAGGATGGTGCAGCCTATCACGGATCAGAGAGGCCCGGTGCAGCCTGAAACTCTTCAGCCTAGGCAGGTGCAGCCTAGTACAAGCCGTCGAGGCCTGGTGCAGTCTCTCCTGACTCCGTATGGCCTGATGCAGCCAGGTGCAGCTCAACTTGGTTTGGTGCAGCCTGGCATGGAGCAGCTAGGGGAAGAAAGGCGTGGCTTACTGCAGCCTGGCATGGATCAGCCTGGTTTGTTGCAGCCTGGGACAGATCAGCCTGGTTTGTTGCAGCCTGGGGCAGATCAGCCTGGTTTGTTGCAGCCTGGGGCAGATCAGCCTGGTTTGTTGCAGCCTGGGGCAGATCAGCCTGGTTTCTTACAGCCTGGGGCAGATCAGCCTGGTTTCTTACAGCCTGGGGCAGCTAGGCTGGACAGGATACAGCCTGGGATGGTTGAGCCTGGTGCAGGCCCTCAGGGTTTGGGTCAGCCTGACTTGGCCCCACCTCCTTTTATTCACCCTGGTATATTTCCTCGTGGTATATTTCAACCTGCTACACTTCCACGTGGTTTCAGACAACCCACTCCAACTCAGCCAGACTTTGTAACACCAAGCATAGACCTTCGCTTTCCAACAATGGAGGTTGAACCTCAGCAACCACAATTGCCCCAGTTATATCAGCTTCCTACAGCACTCCAAACCAGGCAAGGTATACTTCCTGAAGGGGTCCATCGGATCTCAGGTCAAAAAGCCAAGACAAGGACAGTTGAAGTTCAGTATGATATAGAAGAGGCTGGCCTGCCTGAAGAAGTCCAGAGAGTTGAGGTGGATACCCAGGTCTCTTGGGAGCTAAGTCACCTTGACTCGGCTGCCCCAACTGCCCCAGAACAAGTTATCACCGACTCCAGGACTCAGGATTCCTGGAACTATCTCCAGCAGTTCTCATCAGTAAGCGAGACTCGTCGAGAGCAGCAGCGGCAGGAGTCACTGCCTCCAAGCTTCCCCATGGCGGTGGAAACACTGCGCCTGATCGGGGAGCTCATCTCCCTCTATTTAGAACTGAAGGAACAGTTGAAAGACTTGGACGAGGAACTGGCCGGCCAGACTGACTTCGAGAAAATCCAGTACCTGATCACAATGATAG TCAAAAAGACCATACCCCAGGACCTGGCAGAGCAGCTGAAGAGCCTAAAGACGTTGAACAAGGAAGTTCGGCAGGACAAGGCAAAA CTAGAGAAGATACAGAAGTTTGTGGACAGTGCTGCTGACACCACCGGAGGGAAGGGAGTGAAACCTAACCATCTGAGCTTGCAGCTGGGCATCCTCAG AGTCACCGTGTCTGACATCGAGAAGGAGCTGAACGAGCTGAGAGAGAGCCAGGACCGAGGCAAGGCCACCATGGAGAACTCTGTCTCTGAGGCGTCTCTTTACCTACAGGATCAG CTGGACAAGCTCAGAACCATCATTGAGAGCATGCTGGGCAGCTCCTCCACGCTGCTCTCCATGAGCATAACCCCACACAAGTCCACCGCCTGCCTAGTGCCCGGCCAGATCGACCCCGAGGCCACCTGTCCGGCCTGCAGtctggatgtgagccaccaagtcAGTCTGCTGGTCCAGCGCTACGAGCAGCTACAGGACATGGTCAGTGGCCTCGCTGCCTCCAGACCCTCCAAGAAGGCCAAGCTGCAGGGCCAG GATGAGGAGCTGCTGGGCCACGTGCAGAGCGCCATCCTACAAGTCCAGGGTGACTGTGAGAAGCTCAACATTACCACGAGCAACCTCATTGAGGACCATCggcagaagcagaaagacatTGAA GTGCTGTATCAGGGGATAGAAAGGCTGGATAAGGAAAAGGCCAACAGAGAGCACCTGGAGATGGAGATTGATGAG AAAGCCGACAAGAGCGCTCTGGCATCCAAAGTGAGCCGGATCCAGTTTGATGCCACTACAGAGCAGCTGAACCACATGATGCAGGAACTGGTGGCCAAGATGAGCGGACAGGAGCAAGACTGGCAGAAACTTCTGGATAAGCTCCTGGCAGAGATGGACAGcaag CTGGACCGCCTGGAGCTGGATCCGTTGAAGCAGATGCTGGAGGACCGCTGGAAATCACTGCGGCAGCAGCTCAAAGAGCGCCCTCCACTCTACCAGGCCGACGAGGCGGCTGCCATGCGGAG GCAGCTCTTGGCTCATTTCCACTGCTTGTCCTGTGACCGTCCCTTGGAGACAACTGTGACTGGACA AGTCATCTCTGTGACCCCCATAATTTCGAGCATGCCAGGGCACCGTTCCGTCCGGCCTTACACTGTGTTTGAACTAGAGCAGATCCGACAGCAAAGCAGAAA CCTGAAGCTGGGCAGCAGCTTCCCTCGGGTTGACATGTCACAGATGGAGAGAAGCGTGGGGCGTCTGCACAGCATGCACTCCCGGATGCTGATGGACATGGAGAAGGTGCAGGTCCACTTCGGAGGCTCTGTGAAGGCCAGCAGCCAGATGATCCGAGAGCTGCTGCACACCCAGTGCCTCAGCCACCCATGCTACAAACG GGGAGCAGACACAGCAGATTACAGCTACTCGACTGTATCCCGTCGCTGTGGGGGCAGCCACACCCTCACCTACCCCTACCGGCGAAACCGCCCGCAGCACCTGTCTCCACTGGAGGAGATCCAGATCGCCATGAAG CATGATGAGGTTGACATCCTGGGCCTCGACGGACACATCTACAAGGGACGGATGGATACACGGTTGCCAGGCATCCTAGGGAAAGATG CCCCAGGAGTGACAAAACACAACAAGGCTAAGCTCCAGCAGCTCCAACAactgcagcagctgcagcagctccAACAactgcagcagctgcagcaggccCAGCATGCCCGGCCCCACGCACACAGGCAGCCAAGCCTGGGCAACATGATCTCGCCACCCTCTCGGCCTCAGAGTGCACAGATGATAGCGGACAGCAAAGCAG TTCCTTCAGGGCAAAAGAAAGACAGACCAGTCTCCTCTGAGGGGCGTCTCCTGCAGTCGAATGTGAGCCATTCATCCATCCCTACAGACATAGCCAGTCTGCAGGGTAGCCAACAGGGGCTGAACATGCACATTGACGTGCCTCccggggaggggctggaggagcCCACCCGGGGACCACGGTCCACCGCTGCTCACTGA